The Daucus carota subsp. sativus chromosome 2, DH1 v3.0, whole genome shotgun sequence genome includes a window with the following:
- the LOC108208017 gene encoding uncharacterized protein At5g01610 produces MSSLHLLISLLISLPLLSTSTPSVYEVLQQYNFPVGLLPVGITRYELDTNTGKFQVYLDDSCQFDVEGYTLKYKSTISGTISTNKLKDLSGISVKVLLFWLNIGEVSRDGDELEFSVGIVSADFDVENFEESPQCGCGFDCNGGVGMGKRDRSWYLNRFLYPSLD; encoded by the coding sequence ATGTCTTCACTTCACCTTCTCATCTCCCTCCTCATATCTCTCCCTCTCCTCTCCACCTCCACTCCCTCAGTCTACGAAGTCCTCCAACAATACAACTTCCCTGTAGGCCTGCTCCCCGTCGGCATAACACGATACGAACTCGACACGAACACGGGCAAGTTCCAAGTCTATTTGGACGATTCGTGCCAGTTTGACGTGGAAGGCTACACGCTCAAGTACAAGTCGACTATATCCGGGACGATCTCGACGAACAAGCTCAAGGATTTGAGCGGGATAAGTGTGAAGGTGCTGCTGTTTTGGTTGAATATCGGTGAAGTTAGTAGAGACGGGGATGAATTGGAGTTTTCGGTAGGGATTGTTTCGGCGGATTTTGATGTTGAGAATTTCGAGGAGAGTCCGCAGTGTGGGTGTGGGTTTGATTGTAACGGCGGCGTTGGAAtggggaagagagatagatcgTGGTATTTGAATCGGTTTCTTTATCCTTCGTTAGATTAG